In a single window of the Streptomyces sp. NBC_00285 genome:
- a CDS encoding M20/M25/M40 family metallo-hydrolase, producing MADPQALDEAVRFTSDLIRFDTTNRGSGDCQERPAAEYAAEQLAGAGLEPLMLERTKGRTNVVARIEGTDPSADALLVHGHLDVVPAEAADWNVHPFSGEIRDGVVWGRGAVDMKNMDAMILAVVRGWARQGVRPRRDLVVAFTADEEASAVDGSGFLADRHPELFEGCTEGISESGAFTFHDGTGRQIYPIAAGERGTAWLRLTARGRAGHGSKVNKENAVTRLAAAVTRIGEHQWPLRLTPTVRAALTELAALYGIEADLHDVDGLLDKLGPAAKLVEATVRNSTNPTMLEAGYKVNVIPGEAVAYVDGRCLPGCEDEFRATLDKLTGPDVDWEFSHREVALQAPVDSPTYATMRAAVEEFAPEGHVVPYCMSGGTDAKQFSRLGITGYGFSPLKLPVGFDYQALFHGVDERAPVEALHFGVRVLDRFLRTA from the coding sequence ATGGCTGACCCGCAGGCACTGGACGAGGCCGTCCGGTTCACCTCCGACCTCATCCGCTTCGACACCACCAACCGGGGCAGCGGCGACTGCCAGGAACGCCCCGCCGCCGAGTACGCGGCCGAGCAGCTGGCCGGAGCGGGCCTGGAACCCCTGATGCTGGAGCGCACCAAGGGCCGTACGAACGTCGTCGCCCGGATCGAGGGCACCGACCCGTCGGCGGACGCGCTGCTCGTCCACGGTCACCTGGACGTCGTGCCCGCCGAGGCCGCCGACTGGAACGTGCACCCCTTCTCCGGGGAGATCCGCGACGGGGTCGTCTGGGGGCGCGGCGCGGTCGACATGAAGAACATGGACGCGATGATCCTGGCCGTCGTGCGCGGCTGGGCCCGGCAGGGGGTACGGCCCCGGCGGGACCTCGTCGTCGCGTTCACCGCCGACGAGGAGGCCAGCGCCGTGGACGGCTCGGGGTTCCTCGCCGACCGGCATCCCGAGCTCTTCGAGGGCTGCACGGAGGGGATCAGCGAGTCGGGGGCGTTCACTTTCCACGACGGCACGGGCCGGCAGATCTACCCCATCGCAGCGGGGGAGCGGGGCACGGCCTGGCTGAGGCTCACCGCACGCGGCCGCGCCGGACACGGCTCCAAGGTCAACAAGGAGAACGCCGTCACGCGGCTCGCCGCCGCCGTGACCCGCATCGGCGAGCACCAATGGCCGCTGCGGCTCACCCCGACCGTCCGCGCGGCTCTCACCGAACTCGCCGCCCTCTACGGCATCGAGGCCGACCTGCACGACGTGGACGGTCTGCTGGACAAGCTGGGCCCGGCGGCGAAGCTGGTCGAGGCGACCGTGCGCAACAGCACCAACCCGACCATGCTGGAAGCCGGTTACAAGGTCAACGTCATCCCGGGGGAGGCGGTGGCGTACGTGGACGGCCGCTGTCTGCCCGGCTGCGAGGACGAGTTCCGCGCGACCCTCGACAAGCTCACCGGGCCTGACGTGGACTGGGAGTTCAGCCATCGCGAGGTCGCCCTCCAGGCGCCGGTCGACTCACCGACGTACGCCACCATGCGTGCCGCCGTTGAGGAGTTCGCGCCCGAGGGGCACGTCGTGCCGTACTGCATGTCCGGTGGCACGGACGCCAAGCAGTTCTCCCGTCTCGGCATCACCGGGTACGGGTTCTCGCCCCTGAAGCTCCCCGTGGGCTTCGACTACCAGGCCCTGTTCCACGGGGTCGACGAGCGTGCCCCGGTGGAGGCGCTGCACTTCGGCGTCCGGGTGCTCGACCGGTTCCTGCGGACAGCCTGA
- a CDS encoding dipeptidyl-peptidase 5 has protein sequence MQTSPYGSWPSPVDAALAAAHDGRPEWVGFVGDEVWWTEPRPAEGGRRTLVRRRADGREEPVLPAPWNVRSRVIEYGGHPWAGAVVAGEPLVVFVHFADQRLYRYEPGTEPRPLTPVSSVGGGLRWAEPQLMLDLGEVWCVLEEFTGDGPTDVRRVHAAVPLDGSAAQDSDAVRELTADRHRFVTGPRLSPDGSHAAWLAWDHPRMPWDGTELVVADITPHGTFHDLRTVAGGPEESIAQADWSPDGRLLYASDRTGWWNLYRDGEQLCPRDEEFGGALWKLGHRWFAPLDSGLIAVVHGSGSTTLGILDPETGELVDAAGPWTEFAPTLTVHGERVVGVGASPRTAYEVVELDTRTGRARVIGAEHDDPVDPIHYPEPLIRTFTGPDGRDIHAHVYPPHHPGYVAPGGELPPYVVWAHGGPTGHAPLVLDLSIAYFTSRGIGVAEVNYGGSTGYGREYRNRLREQWGVVDVEDCAAVALALADEGTADLDRLAVRGGSAGGWTAAASLTVTDVYACGTILYPILDLAGWGTGETHDFESQYLESLVGPLAEVPGRYAERSPVEHADRVTVPFLLLQGLDDVICPPAQCERFLSRISGRRVPHAYLAFEGEGHGFRRSETMIRALESELSLYAQVFGLNPPGVPTLELTR, from the coding sequence GTGCAGACGTCGCCATACGGTTCCTGGCCCTCGCCCGTCGACGCGGCGCTGGCGGCAGCGCACGACGGCCGCCCCGAATGGGTGGGCTTCGTCGGGGACGAGGTGTGGTGGACAGAACCCCGGCCCGCCGAGGGCGGCCGCCGCACCCTGGTGCGCAGACGCGCCGACGGCCGGGAGGAGCCCGTGCTGCCCGCGCCGTGGAACGTACGCAGCCGGGTCATCGAGTACGGCGGTCACCCCTGGGCCGGTGCGGTGGTGGCCGGTGAACCCCTGGTCGTGTTCGTGCACTTCGCCGACCAGCGGCTGTACCGGTACGAGCCCGGCACCGAGCCGCGTCCCCTCACCCCCGTGTCCTCGGTGGGTGGCGGACTGCGCTGGGCGGAACCGCAGTTGATGCTCGACCTCGGAGAAGTGTGGTGCGTCCTGGAGGAGTTCACCGGCGACGGACCCACTGACGTGCGCCGGGTGCACGCCGCCGTGCCCTTGGACGGCTCGGCCGCGCAGGACTCGGACGCGGTGCGCGAACTCACCGCCGACCGGCACCGGTTCGTCACCGGACCCCGGCTCTCCCCCGACGGCTCACACGCCGCCTGGCTCGCCTGGGACCACCCGCGCATGCCGTGGGACGGCACCGAACTGGTCGTCGCGGACATCACTCCGCACGGCACGTTCCACGATCTCCGCACGGTGGCCGGCGGACCCGAGGAGTCCATCGCCCAGGCCGACTGGTCGCCCGACGGCCGTCTCCTGTACGCCAGCGACCGCACCGGCTGGTGGAACCTCTACCGCGACGGCGAGCAACTCTGCCCGCGCGATGAGGAGTTCGGCGGCGCCCTCTGGAAGCTCGGCCACCGCTGGTTCGCCCCGCTGGACAGCGGCCTGATCGCCGTCGTGCACGGCAGCGGCTCGACCACGCTCGGCATACTCGACCCCGAGACCGGCGAACTCGTCGACGCGGCGGGCCCCTGGACCGAGTTCGCGCCCACCCTCACGGTGCACGGCGAGCGGGTCGTCGGCGTCGGCGCCAGCCCGCGCACCGCCTACGAGGTGGTGGAGCTGGACACCCGCACCGGCCGGGCCCGGGTCATCGGTGCCGAGCACGACGACCCGGTCGATCCCATCCACTACCCTGAGCCGCTGATCCGCACCTTCACCGGACCGGACGGCCGGGACATCCACGCCCACGTCTACCCGCCGCACCACCCCGGATACGTGGCGCCCGGCGGCGAGCTGCCGCCCTACGTCGTCTGGGCGCACGGCGGTCCCACCGGACACGCCCCCCTCGTGCTCGACCTCTCGATCGCCTACTTCACCTCGCGCGGCATCGGCGTCGCCGAGGTCAACTACGGCGGCTCGACCGGCTACGGCAGGGAGTACCGCAACCGGCTGCGCGAGCAGTGGGGCGTGGTCGACGTCGAGGACTGCGCGGCCGTCGCGCTCGCCCTCGCCGACGAGGGCACCGCCGACCTCGACCGGCTCGCCGTGCGCGGCGGCAGCGCCGGCGGCTGGACCGCGGCCGCCTCGCTCACCGTGACCGACGTCTACGCCTGCGGCACGATCCTCTACCCGATCCTCGACCTGGCGGGCTGGGGCACCGGAGAGACCCACGACTTCGAGTCGCAGTACCTGGAGAGCCTGGTCGGACCGCTCGCCGAGGTCCCCGGACGATACGCCGAACGCTCACCCGTCGAGCACGCCGACCGGGTCACCGTGCCCTTCCTGCTGCTCCAGGGCCTCGACGACGTGATCTGCCCGCCCGCCCAGTGCGAGCGGTTCCTCTCCCGGATCTCCGGGCGGCGCGTGCCGCACGCGTACCTCGCGTTCGAGGGGGAGGGGCACGGGTTCCGGCGGTCCGAGACCATGATCCGGGCACTGGAGTCCGAACTCTCCCTGTACGCCCAGGTGTTCGGCCTGAACCCGCCCGGCGTCCCGACCTTGGAGCTCACCAGGTGA
- a CDS encoding S66 peptidase family protein translates to MTELVRPSRLAPGARVAVVATSGPVPEERLQAGLDVLSGWDLHPVAGPHVLDRHSEFAYLAGTDADRAADFQNAWCDPSVDAVLCARGGYGAARMVELLDWEAMRAAGPKVLVGFSDVTALHEAFAARLGLVTLYGPMAAGIDFIKNARAQEHLKATLFAPETVRTIASGGTALVPGRARGVTLGGCLSLLACELGSAHARAGARGGLLCLEDVGEETYRLDRCLTQLLRAGWLDGVRGVLLGSWERCGPYERVRALLLDRLGGLGVPVVEEFGFGHCEGALTVPFGVAAELDADAGTLTLDEPALR, encoded by the coding sequence GTGACAGAACTCGTACGGCCGTCCAGACTCGCACCCGGCGCCCGCGTGGCCGTGGTCGCGACCAGCGGGCCGGTGCCCGAGGAGCGCCTCCAGGCCGGACTCGACGTGCTCAGCGGCTGGGACCTGCACCCTGTCGCGGGACCCCATGTCCTGGACCGGCACAGCGAGTTCGCCTATCTCGCGGGCACAGACGCCGACCGGGCCGCCGATTTCCAGAACGCCTGGTGCGACCCGTCCGTGGACGCGGTGCTGTGCGCCCGCGGCGGCTACGGCGCGGCACGCATGGTCGAACTGCTGGACTGGGAGGCGATGCGCGCGGCCGGGCCGAAGGTGCTCGTCGGGTTCAGCGACGTCACCGCGCTGCACGAGGCGTTCGCCGCCAGGCTGGGCCTGGTCACGCTGTACGGGCCGATGGCCGCGGGCATCGACTTCATCAAGAACGCACGGGCCCAGGAGCACCTGAAAGCCACGCTGTTCGCACCGGAGACGGTCCGCACGATCGCCTCCGGCGGCACCGCCCTGGTCCCCGGCCGGGCGCGCGGTGTCACCCTCGGCGGCTGTCTGAGCCTGCTCGCCTGCGAACTGGGCTCCGCGCACGCCAGGGCCGGTGCGCGCGGCGGGCTGCTCTGCCTGGAGGACGTCGGCGAGGAGACGTACCGCCTCGACCGCTGTCTGACCCAACTGCTGCGCGCCGGCTGGCTCGACGGGGTGCGCGGGGTGCTCCTGGGATCGTGGGAGAGGTGCGGACCGTACGAGCGGGTGCGTGCGCTGCTGCTCGACCGACTCGGTGGTCTCGGCGTGCCCGTCGTCGAGGAGTTCGGGTTCGGGCACTGCGAGGGGGCGTTGACCGTGCCCTTCGGGGTGGCGGCCGAACTCGACGCCGACGCGGGCACGTTGACACTCGACGAACCGGCCCTGCGGTGA
- a CDS encoding CocE/NonD family hydrolase has product MFRRVLGSCVPLALLLGATLTAPASAADQYTVTALKFTVQADGRSCTVDADLYRPSGVGRAPAVLTTNGFGGSKSDGSTAATARAFAQRGYVSLAYSGLGFGGSGCLISLDDPRIDGTAASALIDFLAGKRAADDGTRADFVTLDGPGDPRVGMIGGSYGGAVQLATAAVDHRVDALVPMITWNDLAYSLDPNNTTRRASVPGAFKWQWTNGFYLIGERLPLTPANLDPSRINSLGCPHFVTRACDTIHTLNSGTYPADRTAELLDYSHSVSPVSYLSHVKAPTLLVQGQADSLFNLNEATATYRTLRAQGTTAKMIWQSWGHSGGVTDPAAGELNFAQGNLETSYVGRRILAWFDRYLHRQKKADTGPAFAYYRDWITDPNNTYATADRLPSLSRRLYLSGDGKLVDNSKKVTLGSRSYSNRLVSTSHSESSLYGMIGLPDPAPYDTDGTYADWTSAPLTRTLDVVGAPKVTLKVSSPEAERTQDSGDAADKLVLFAKIYDLAPDGTRTLAHRLVAPVRVPDVTKPFTVTLPGVVHRYEKGHRLQFVIAASDDAYFGNRGIKPVTVVSAPGRTGVLELPVAAR; this is encoded by the coding sequence GTGTTCCGTCGTGTGCTCGGATCCTGTGTCCCGCTCGCCCTTCTGCTCGGCGCCACACTCACCGCTCCCGCCTCCGCGGCCGACCAATACACCGTCACCGCACTGAAGTTCACCGTCCAGGCCGACGGCCGCTCCTGCACGGTCGACGCCGACCTGTACCGCCCCTCCGGCGTGGGCCGGGCGCCCGCCGTGCTCACCACCAACGGCTTCGGCGGCAGCAAGTCCGACGGTTCCACCGCCGCCACCGCCAGGGCCTTCGCCCAGCGCGGCTATGTCTCGCTCGCCTACTCCGGGCTCGGCTTCGGCGGGTCGGGCTGTCTGATCTCCCTCGACGACCCCCGCATCGACGGCACGGCCGCCTCGGCGCTCATCGACTTCCTGGCCGGCAAGCGCGCCGCCGACGACGGGACCAGGGCCGACTTCGTCACCCTCGACGGCCCCGGAGACCCGCGCGTCGGCATGATCGGCGGCTCCTACGGCGGCGCCGTCCAGCTGGCGACCGCCGCCGTGGACCACCGGGTGGACGCGCTGGTGCCGATGATCACCTGGAACGACCTCGCGTACTCCCTGGACCCGAACAACACCACGCGCCGCGCAAGCGTCCCCGGCGCCTTCAAGTGGCAGTGGACCAACGGCTTCTACCTCATCGGCGAGAGACTGCCGCTGACCCCGGCGAACCTCGACCCGTCCCGGATCAACTCCCTCGGCTGTCCGCACTTCGTCACCAGAGCCTGCGACACCATCCACACCCTCAACTCCGGGACCTACCCGGCCGACCGAACGGCCGAGCTCCTCGACTACTCCCACAGCGTCTCGCCGGTGTCGTACCTGAGCCACGTCAAGGCACCCACCCTGCTGGTCCAGGGGCAGGCCGACAGCCTCTTCAACCTCAACGAGGCGACGGCGACGTACAGGACGCTCAGGGCGCAGGGCACGACCGCCAAGATGATCTGGCAGTCCTGGGGCCACAGCGGCGGTGTCACCGATCCGGCGGCCGGTGAACTCAACTTCGCACAGGGCAACTTGGAGACCAGCTATGTCGGCCGGCGGATCCTCGCCTGGTTCGACCGCTATCTGCACCGGCAGAAGAAGGCCGACACCGGGCCGGCCTTCGCCTACTACCGCGACTGGATCACCGACCCGAACAACACCTACGCCACCGCCGACCGCCTGCCCTCCCTCAGTCGGCGGCTCTATCTCTCCGGCGACGGCAAGCTCGTCGACAACAGCAAGAAGGTCACGCTCGGGAGCCGGTCCTACAGCAACCGCCTTGTCTCCACGAGCCATTCGGAGAGTTCGCTGTACGGCATGATCGGACTCCCGGACCCGGCGCCGTACGACACCGACGGCACCTACGCCGACTGGACCAGCGCGCCGCTGACCCGGACCCTCGACGTCGTCGGTGCCCCCAAGGTCACCCTCAAGGTCAGCTCCCCCGAGGCCGAGCGCACCCAGGACTCCGGCGACGCGGCCGACAAGCTGGTCCTGTTCGCCAAGATCTACGACCTCGCGCCCGACGGCACCAGGACGCTCGCCCACCGGCTCGTGGCCCCGGTCCGGGTGCCCGACGTGACGAAGCCGTTCACGGTGACCCTCCCGGGGGTCGTCCACCGGTACGAGAAGGGACACCGGCTCCAGTTCGTGATCGCGGCGAGCGACGACGCGTACTTCGGGAACCGGGGGATCAAGCCGGTGACCGTGGTGAGCGCGCCCGGGCGGACCGGCGTGCTGGAGCTGCCCGTGGCGGCACGGTGA
- a CDS encoding DUF1049 domain-containing protein, with the protein MSPKTSESGTGKDRGGAVTPARVIVLLLAVLALIFIFENTRETKIKLLIPDVTMPLWTALLATGLIGALCGAYFMKRRG; encoded by the coding sequence ATGAGCCCGAAGACCTCCGAGAGCGGTACCGGCAAGGACAGGGGCGGGGCGGTGACACCGGCCAGGGTGATCGTCCTGCTGCTCGCCGTCCTCGCCCTGATCTTCATCTTCGAGAACACCCGGGAGACGAAGATCAAGCTGCTGATCCCCGACGTGACCATGCCCCTGTGGACGGCGCTGCTCGCCACCGGCCTGATCGGCGCCCTGTGCGGGGCGTATTTCATGAAACGGCGCGGTTAG
- a CDS encoding GNAT family N-acetyltransferase, with the protein MSHTASRLLAEGPRVGIRHFTYEDGAEFAALARESKDLHRPWLFPPDSALAYSAYAGRLIEDRTKAGFLVCEKDGERGDGAIAGFININNIVEGGFQCGALGYGAFAHAAGRGLMREGLDLVVGHAFGPMRLHRLEINAQPRNTASIALARSCGFRLEGFSPKMIYVDGEWRDHERWAITAEMRTSG; encoded by the coding sequence ATGTCGCACACCGCTTCCCGCCTGCTCGCCGAAGGCCCCCGCGTGGGCATACGCCACTTCACCTACGAGGACGGCGCCGAGTTCGCCGCACTGGCCCGTGAGAGCAAGGACCTGCACCGGCCCTGGCTGTTCCCGCCGGACAGCGCCCTCGCCTACAGCGCCTACGCGGGCCGGCTGATCGAGGACCGGACCAAGGCCGGGTTCCTGGTCTGCGAGAAGGACGGCGAGCGGGGCGACGGGGCCATCGCCGGGTTCATCAACATCAACAACATCGTCGAGGGCGGCTTCCAGTGCGGGGCCCTCGGCTACGGCGCCTTCGCGCACGCCGCCGGTCGCGGGCTGATGCGTGAGGGACTGGACCTCGTGGTCGGCCACGCCTTCGGCCCGATGCGGCTGCACCGCCTGGAGATCAACGCCCAGCCCCGGAACACCGCCTCCATCGCCCTGGCCCGCAGCTGCGGCTTCCGGCTGGAGGGGTTCTCCCCGAAGATGATCTACGTCGACGGGGAGTGGCGGGATCACGAGCGGTGGGCGATCACCGCCGAGATGCGGACTTCCGGTTGA
- a CDS encoding DUF6204 family protein → MSEQHTYRVIVRGTWDGLTEEARVRLLAEAPEHGMTSMRFAEEGSLSYEPAPLKHFSMRYVVVSDAADGEEMAGVIAEDRAESALRDRGYGFRDLRSTVTDLDTMKINRKSASRR, encoded by the coding sequence GTGAGTGAGCAGCACACCTACCGGGTGATCGTCCGCGGTACCTGGGACGGGCTCACCGAGGAGGCCCGGGTCCGGCTGCTCGCCGAGGCGCCGGAGCACGGCATGACGAGCATGCGGTTCGCCGAGGAGGGCTCGCTGTCGTACGAACCGGCGCCGCTGAAGCACTTCTCCATGCGCTACGTGGTGGTCTCGGACGCGGCGGACGGCGAGGAGATGGCGGGCGTGATCGCGGAGGACCGCGCCGAGAGCGCGCTGCGGGACCGCGGGTACGGTTTCCGCGATCTGAGGTCGACGGTCACCGACCTCGACACCATGAAGATCAACCGGAAGTCCGCATCTCGGCGGTGA
- a CDS encoding VOC family protein, translating into MEILGTTLRVCVDDLESAVVFYERLTGTKALRFERAGVQVAAVGCFLLMSGPESELEVLRKVAATIAVKDVDEARQVLDELGARIIVGPVPTPAGRNLLVMHPDGVVYEYVDRNVA; encoded by the coding sequence ATGGAGATTCTGGGAACCACGCTGCGCGTCTGCGTCGACGACCTGGAGAGCGCGGTCGTCTTCTACGAACGACTGACGGGCACGAAAGCCCTCCGTTTCGAGCGGGCCGGCGTCCAGGTGGCCGCGGTGGGCTGCTTCCTGCTGATGAGCGGGCCCGAGTCGGAGCTTGAGGTGCTGCGCAAGGTCGCGGCGACCATCGCCGTGAAGGACGTCGACGAGGCCCGTCAGGTGCTCGACGAGCTGGGCGCCCGCATCATCGTGGGCCCGGTCCCCACGCCGGCGGGCCGCAATCTGCTCGTGATGCATCCGGACGGGGTGGTGTACGAGTACGTCGACCGCAACGTCGCATAG
- a CDS encoding phage holin family protein: MERLDHLEHLDKHLVDELAQVARETVREELREQTRKQRRKAVLYAASGAVALYAGAALALAVGLALALGLPDWAAALITGAILGVVAYVLRGAARPSAHRPTAGREADAAAGRGADGTAPENAPYPPMPPVAPPVPGTAPTQAGNDPEQPHHRA, encoded by the coding sequence ATGGAGCGCTTGGATCACCTGGAGCATCTGGACAAGCATCTGGTCGACGAGCTGGCGCAGGTGGCGCGAGAGACCGTGCGGGAGGAGCTGCGCGAGCAGACGCGCAAGCAGCGCCGTAAGGCCGTGCTGTACGCCGCGTCCGGCGCCGTCGCCCTGTACGCGGGCGCGGCCCTGGCACTCGCCGTGGGCCTCGCACTCGCCCTCGGGCTGCCCGACTGGGCCGCCGCGCTGATCACCGGCGCGATCCTGGGCGTCGTGGCCTATGTGCTGCGCGGCGCGGCCAGGCCCTCCGCGCATCGGCCGACGGCCGGCCGGGAGGCCGACGCCGCGGCAGGCCGCGGCGCTGACGGCACGGCACCGGAGAACGCGCCGTACCCGCCCATGCCGCCGGTCGCCCCACCGGTCCCCGGCACGGCACCCACGCAGGCCGGGAACGACCCCGAGCAGCCGCACCACCGGGCGTGA
- a CDS encoding SDR family NAD(P)-dependent oxidoreductase → MRDGKVVVVTGATGGVGRATARAFAEKGARVALPARGREGLAAAAGDVRQAGGEALVGPGNLWAPVDGPHGRDFGAHGRFDGEAVSSSPQDWMSRNRNRVLAAAAAGGLGAAVTARLRRRG, encoded by the coding sequence GTGAGGGACGGCAAGGTCGTGGTGGTGACCGGAGCCACCGGCGGCGTGGGGCGGGCCACGGCCCGGGCCTTCGCCGAGAAGGGTGCCCGCGTCGCCCTGCCGGCCCGGGGACGCGAAGGTCTCGCGGCAGCCGCCGGCGATGTCCGGCAGGCCGGCGGCGAGGCCCTCGTCGGCCCCGGGAACCTGTGGGCTCCCGTGGACGGACCGCACGGGCGGGACTTCGGGGCGCACGGACGGTTCGACGGGGAAGCCGTGTCGTCCAGCCCGCAGGACTGGATGTCCCGGAACCGCAATCGCGTGCTCGCGGCGGCCGCAGCCGGTGGGCTCGGCGCCGCGGTGACCGCCCGGCTGCGCCGACGGGGCTGA
- a CDS encoding LLM class F420-dependent oxidoreductase, whose protein sequence is MPEYGYFLSCEEFGPAELVEQARMAEQAGFRSLWISDHYHPWNDAQGQSPFVWSVIGALSEAVSLPIETAVTCPTVRMHPAVVAQAAATSAVMTNGRFRLGVGSGEALNEHVLGHVWPPAHIRLEMLEESIQVMRRLFTGEEVNHHGTHYTVENARLYTVPDEPVPIDISGFGPAATALASRVGDGYITMMPEESMVEQFRKGGGAGKPVSGGTKVCYGTDREECVRTVRKLWFNQFLPGEMAQILPSPRHFEQLEPLVTEEMVTEKSVCGDDVDEHVRALSAFADAGFDRVYVNQIGPDQRGFFDFYRTKVLPQLQQG, encoded by the coding sequence ATGCCCGAATACGGCTATTTCCTGTCGTGCGAGGAGTTCGGTCCCGCGGAGCTGGTCGAACAGGCCCGGATGGCCGAACAGGCCGGCTTCCGCTCGCTGTGGATCTCCGACCACTACCACCCGTGGAACGACGCGCAGGGCCAGAGCCCCTTCGTGTGGTCGGTGATCGGCGCGCTGTCGGAGGCGGTCTCCCTGCCCATCGAGACGGCCGTGACCTGCCCGACCGTACGGATGCACCCGGCGGTGGTGGCGCAGGCCGCGGCCACCTCGGCCGTGATGACGAACGGCCGCTTCCGGCTGGGCGTCGGCTCCGGCGAGGCCCTCAACGAGCATGTCCTCGGCCATGTCTGGCCGCCCGCGCACATCCGGCTGGAGATGCTGGAGGAGTCGATCCAGGTGATGCGCCGCCTCTTCACGGGTGAGGAGGTCAACCATCACGGCACGCACTACACGGTGGAGAACGCCCGCCTCTACACGGTTCCCGACGAGCCCGTCCCCATCGACATATCCGGCTTCGGGCCGGCGGCGACGGCACTGGCGTCCCGGGTCGGCGACGGCTACATCACGATGATGCCGGAGGAGTCGATGGTCGAGCAGTTCCGCAAGGGCGGCGGGGCCGGGAAGCCGGTGAGCGGCGGGACGAAGGTCTGCTACGGCACGGACCGCGAGGAATGCGTCCGTACGGTCCGCAAGCTGTGGTTCAACCAGTTCCTGCCCGGTGAGATGGCTCAGATCCTGCCCTCGCCCCGTCACTTCGAGCAGTTGGAGCCGCTGGTCACCGAGGAGATGGTGACCGAGAAGTCGGTGTGCGGGGACGACGTCGACGAGCACGTCCGCGCGCTGAGCGCCTTCGCCGACGCGGGCTTCGACCGTGTCTACGTCAACCAGATCGGCCCGGACCAGCGCGGGTTCTTCGACTTCTACCGGACGAAGGTGCTGCCCCAGCTCCAGCAGGGGTGA